In the genome of Raphanus sativus cultivar WK10039 chromosome 4, ASM80110v3, whole genome shotgun sequence, one region contains:
- the LOC108831340 gene encoding 26S proteasome regulatory subunit 10B homolog A, with product MSDGDDAARRRTAAVADYRKKLLQHKELESRVRTARENLRGSKKEFNKTEDDLKSLQSVGQIIGEVLRPLDNERLIVKASSGPRYVVGCRSKVDKEKLTSGTRVVLDMTTLTIMRALPREVDPVVYNMLHEDPGNISYSAVGGLGDQIRELRESIELPLMNPELFLRVGIKPPKGVLLYGPPGTGKTLLARAIASNIDANFLKVVSSAIIDKYIGESARLIREMFNYAREHQPCIIFMDEIDAIGGRRFSEGTSADREIQRTLMELLNQLDGFDNLGKVKMIMATNRPDVLDPALLRPGRLDRKIEIPLPNEQSRMDILKIHAAGIAKHGEIEYEAIVKLAEGFNGADLRNICTEAGMFAIRAERDYVIQEDFMKAVRKLSEAKKLESSSHYNADFGKE from the exons atgagCGACGGAGACGATGCCGCTAGACGCCGTACCGCTGCAGTTGCCGATTACCGGAAAAAGCTCCTCCAACATAAGGAGCTCGAGTCCCGAGTTCGAACAG CTAGGGAGAACTTGAGAGGATCTAAAAAGGAATTCAACAAAACTGAAGATGATCTCAAGTCTCTTCAAAGTGTTGGCCAGATCATTGGCGAAGTCCTTCGACCTCTCGACAATGAAAGAT TGATTGTCAAAGCTAGCAGTGGTCCTCGGTATGTGGTAGGCTGCCGTAGCAAAGTGGACAAGGAGAAGCTAACCTCAGGAACTCGAGTTGTTCTTGATATGACCACACTTACCATAATGAGAGCCCTTCCCCGAGAA GTCGATCCGGTTGTGTATAACATGCTGCACGAAGACCCTGGCAACATTAGCTACTCTGCTGTCGGAGGTCTAGGTGATCAAATCAGAGAACTCAGGGAATCTATTGAGCTTCCTCTCATGAATCCTGAACTTTTCCTCCGCGTAGGGATCAAACCACCCAAG GGAGTCCTTCTGTATGGACCTCCAGGGACAGGAAAAACTCTACTAGCTAGGGCTATTGCCAGCAACATCGATGCCAACTTCTTGAAG GTTGTGTCGAGTGCAATCATAGACAAATACATTGGAGAAAGTGCTAGGCTGATTCGGGAGATGTTTAACTATGCCCGTGAACACCAG CCTTGTATCATTTTCATGGACGAAATCGATGCTATTGGTGGGCGTCGTTTTAGCGAGGGAACTAGTGCTGATCGTGAAATTCAAAGAACACTCATGGAGTTACTCAACCAGCTTGATGGGTTTGACAACCTCGGAAAG GTGAAAATGATAATGGCGACGAACAGGCCTGATGTGCTTGATCCTGCGCTTCTCCGTCCAGGTAGATTAGATAGAAAGATTGAGATCCCTTTGCCAAACGAGCAATCAAGAATGGATATCCTCAAGATCCATGCAGCTGGTATAGCCAAACATGGTGAAATTGAGTACGAGGCTATTGTCAAACTTGCAGag GGCTTCAATGGTGCTGATCTGCGTAACATATGCACGGAGGCTGGAATGTTTGCAATCCGAGCAGAACGTGACTATGTGATCCAGGAAGATTTCATGAAG GCGGTGAGAAAGCTGAGCGAGGCCAAGAAACTTGAGTCGAGTTCACACTACAATGCAGATTTCGGAAAAGAGTGA